One part of the Tachysurus fulvidraco isolate hzauxx_2018 chromosome 23, HZAU_PFXX_2.0, whole genome shotgun sequence genome encodes these proteins:
- the emc1 gene encoding ER membrane protein complex subunit 1 isoform X2: MAVFLARLFISLYLLCFAGAVFEDQVGKFDWRQQFVGEVRFALFDSSHSQASKKLLVATEKNIFASLNSRTGELFWRHVDKLGPEGHIDTLLVHGQDAIIVVGNGRLLRSWESNFGGLNWETVLDTGSFQSAAFVGVQDLVKYVAVLKKSAISLHYLSNGHQKWVENLPDSDTVEYQMLYSGGNGLHFILGVVPNSHLVIIEYNIEDGEIMKQKAVDAPWLSSLQSSCVVVGAGMLLCVDPSTESMYTLPLQSEEQPTVTQIPLQTVGLEVVSGFQPHLISTQPHPARPPLSEFFLQLGPDHHALLRLNDGTVTLLRDFNPSYLVAFANTGEKTVAAVMSPKNETACAINLYSADAGRRLLDTSVIYLLDPNGGKPTRLYVNVFLKKDDSVGYRVMVQTEDLVLSFLQQPGRVVWTREEALADVVTMEMVDLPLTGTQAELEGEFGKKADGLLAMVLKRLSSQFILLQAWIGHLWKLFYDARKPRSHVKNDVTIETLSRDEFNLQKMMVMVTASGKLFGIDSKSGTILWKQYLENVKPNSVFKLMVQRTTAHFPHPPQCTLLIKDKDTDLGTLHVFNPIFGKKSHISVPVLSRPVLQSLLLPIMDQDYSKALLLIDDQYKVTAFPSTKNVVQQLQEMASSIFFYLVDSSLGKLSGFRLLKDLSTELIWEVVIPTEVQKIVEVKGKRANEHVHSQGRVMGDRSVLYKYLNPNLLAVVTESTDTHQERSFVGIFLIDGVTGRIVHEAVQRKARGPVHFVHSENWVVYAYWNTKSRRNEFSVLELFEGMELYNSTVFSSLDRPYPPQVLQQSYIFPSPISTLEATLTEKGITSRHLLVGLPSGNILSLPKMFLDPRRPELASEQSREENLIPYSPEMPIRSEWFINYNQTVSRVRGIYTAPSGLESTCLVVAYGLDIYQTRVYPSKQFDVLKDDYDYVLISSVLLGLFFATMISKRLAEVKLLNRAWR, encoded by the exons ATGGCTGTCTTTCTAGCTAggttatttatatctttatatttattatgttttgctGGAGCCGTTTTCGAAGACCAAGTGGGAAAATTTGATTG gAGACAGCAGTTTGTTGGTGAGGTCCGTTTTGCTCTCTTTGATTCAAGTCATTCCCAGGCATCTAAAAAGCTTCTGGTTGCAACAGAAAAGAATATTTTTGCCTCCCTCAATTCCAGGACTGGAGAGCTTT TCTGGAGACATGTGGACAAGCTTGGGCCAGAGGGACACATAGATACGCTTCTGGTTCATGGGCAAG ATGCCATCATTGTTGTTGGGAACGGCCGTCTTCTGCGTTCCTGGGAGAGCAACTTCGGAGGTCTGAATTGGGAGACGGTGCTCGATACCGGAAG CTTCCAGTCTGCTGCTTTTGTCGGAGTGCAGGATCTGGTGAAGTATGTGGCTGTGCTTAAGAAATCTGCCATCTCTCTGCATTATCTCTCCAATGGCCACCAGAAATGGGTAGAAAATCTCCCAGACAG TGACACTGTTGAATATCAGATGTTGTATTCTGGAGGAAATGGACTGCACTTCATTCTGGGTGTAGTCCCTAATTCTCATCTAGTCATTATTGAATATAACATTGAAGATGGAGAAATTATGAAACAG AAAGCAGTAGATGCTCCATGGCTGAGCAGCTTACAGTCCAGCTGTGTGGTGGTCGGTGCCGGAATGCTTCTGTGTGTTGACCCGAGCACAGAGTCCATGTACACCTTGCCACTGCAATCTGAGGAACAGCCGACAGTGACCCAGATCCCACTTCAG ACTGTGGGCCTAGAGGTGGTTTCGGGGTTTCAGCCACATTTAATCTCCACTCAGCCTCACCCTGCACGTCCTCCCCTGTCCGAATTCTTCCTGCAGCTCGGCCCAGATCACCACGCCCTGCTGCGGCTTAACGATGGCACCGTTACCCTTCTCAGAGACTTTAACCCG tCATACCTGGTTGCATTTGCAAATACTGGAGAAAAGACAGTCGCTGCTGTTATGTCACCAAAAAATGAAACT GCATGCGCTATCAACCTGTACAGTGCGGATGCAGGGAGGAGGCTACTTGATACctcagtcatttatttactgGATCCTAATGGTGGAAAGCCAACTAGG TTGTATGTCAATGTTTTCCTGAAGAAAGATGACTCTGTGGGCTACAGGGTGATGGTACAGACTGAAGATCTGGTTCTGTCCTTCCTACAGCAGCCTG GCCGGGTAGTGTGGACTAGAGAGGAGGCCCTCGCTGATGTGGTTACTATGGAGATGGTGGACTTGCCGCTTACTGGAACCCAAGCAGAACTAGAGGGCGAATTTGGAAAGAAAGCTG ATGGGCTTTTAGCCATGGTTTTAAAGCGACTGTCGTCCCAGTTCATCCTTCTGCAGGCCTGGATCGGCCATCTGTGGAAACTCTTCTACGATGCCCGAAAGCCTCGCAGCCACGTGAAGAACGACGTCACTATCGAAACCTTGTCTCGGGACGAGTTCAACCTGCAgaagatgatggtgatggtgactGCCTCAGGGAAG CTTTTTGGCATTGACAGTAAGTCTGGAACCATTTTGTGGAAGCAGTACTTGGAGAATGTCAAGCCCAATTCGGTTTTCAAACTGATGGTGCAGAGGACAACTGCTCATTTTCCTCATCCGCCACAATGCACTCTACTCATTAAAGATAAG GACACAGACCTGGGAACCCTCCATGTCTTCAATCCTATCTTTGGCAAAAAGAGCCATATCAGTGTTCCAGTTTTATCCAGACCCGTCCTTCAGTCCCTGCTGCTGCCCATAATGGATCAGGATTATTCCAAAGCCCTTCTTCTGATAGATGATCAGTATAAG GTTACCGCTTTCCCATCCACCAAGAACGTCGTGCAGCAACTGCAGGAGATGGCGTCTTCCATTTTCTTCTACCTTGTGGACTCCAGTCTGGGGAAACTGTCTGGTTTCCGCCTACTTAAAGATCTGTCCACTGAGCTTATCTGGGAGGTGGTCATCCCCACGGAGGTGCAGAAAATAGTGGAAGTGAAAGGCAAGCGTGCTAATGAGCATGTCCACTCCCAGGGACGAGTCATGGGGGACCGCAGTGTGCTTTATAAG tATCTGAACCCCAACCTGCTTGCAGTGGTAACTGAAAGCACAGACACCCATCAGGAACGCAGTTTTGTGGGGATATTTCTCATCGACGGCGTGACTGGCCGTATCGTGCATGAAGCTGTGCAGAGGAAGGCACGAGGGCCTGTTCACTTTGTGCACTCGGAGAACTGGGTAGTG TATGCGTACTGGAACACAAAGTCGAGGAGGAACGAGTTCTCTGTACTCGAGCTCTTTGAGGGAATGGAGTTGTATAACAGCACGGTGTTCAGCTCTTTGGATAGACCTTATCCACCTCAGGTTCTGCAGCAATCCTACATATTCCCTTCTCCTATAAGCACTCTAGAGGCCACGCTTACAGAGAAGGGCATCACCAGTCGTCACCTTCTGG TGGGACTCCCATCAGGAAACATCCTGTCTTTACCAAAGATGTTTCTGGACCCACGAAGACCAGAATTGGCCTCAGAACAGAGCCG agagGAAAATCTTATACCATATTCTCCTGAAATGCCAATACGCTCCGAGTGGTTTATTAACTACAACCAAACTGTGTCAAGAGTGAGAGGTATCTACACTGCCCCATCTGGCCTGGAGTCTACATGCCTG GTGGTTGCATATGGCCTCGATATCTACCAGACCAGAGTTTATCCTTCCAAACAATTTGATGTCCTTAaagatgattatgattatgtaCTGATCAGCAGTGTACTTCTGGGTCTATTCTTCGCTACGATGATCAGCAAGCGGCTGGCAGAAGTAAAGTTACTTAATCGTGCCTGGCGATAA
- the emc1 gene encoding ER membrane protein complex subunit 1 isoform X1, producing MAVFLARLFISLYLLCFAGAVFEDQVGKFDWRQQFVGEVRFALFDSSHSQASKKLLVATEKNIFASLNSRTGELFWRHVDKLGPEGHIDTLLVHGQDAIIVVGNGRLLRSWESNFGGLNWETVLDTGSFQSAAFVGVQDLVKYVAVLKKSAISLHYLSNGHQKWVENLPDSDTVEYQMLYSGGNGLHFILGVVPNSHLVIIEYNIEDGEIMKQKAVDAPWLSSLQSSCVVVGAGMLLCVDPSTESMYTLPLQSEEQPTVTQIPLQTVGLEVVSGFQPHLISTQPHPARPPLSEFFLQLGPDHHALLRLNDGTVTLLRDFNPSYLVAFANTGEKTVAAVMSPKNETACAINLYSADAGRRLLDTSVIYLLDPNGGKPTRLYVNVFLKKDDSVGYRVMVQTEDLVLSFLQQPGRVVWTREEALADVVTMEMVDLPLTGTQAELEGEFGKKAAIQDGLLAMVLKRLSSQFILLQAWIGHLWKLFYDARKPRSHVKNDVTIETLSRDEFNLQKMMVMVTASGKLFGIDSKSGTILWKQYLENVKPNSVFKLMVQRTTAHFPHPPQCTLLIKDKDTDLGTLHVFNPIFGKKSHISVPVLSRPVLQSLLLPIMDQDYSKALLLIDDQYKVTAFPSTKNVVQQLQEMASSIFFYLVDSSLGKLSGFRLLKDLSTELIWEVVIPTEVQKIVEVKGKRANEHVHSQGRVMGDRSVLYKYLNPNLLAVVTESTDTHQERSFVGIFLIDGVTGRIVHEAVQRKARGPVHFVHSENWVVYAYWNTKSRRNEFSVLELFEGMELYNSTVFSSLDRPYPPQVLQQSYIFPSPISTLEATLTEKGITSRHLLVGLPSGNILSLPKMFLDPRRPELASEQSREENLIPYSPEMPIRSEWFINYNQTVSRVRGIYTAPSGLESTCLVVAYGLDIYQTRVYPSKQFDVLKDDYDYVLISSVLLGLFFATMISKRLAEVKLLNRAWR from the exons ATGGCTGTCTTTCTAGCTAggttatttatatctttatatttattatgttttgctGGAGCCGTTTTCGAAGACCAAGTGGGAAAATTTGATTG gAGACAGCAGTTTGTTGGTGAGGTCCGTTTTGCTCTCTTTGATTCAAGTCATTCCCAGGCATCTAAAAAGCTTCTGGTTGCAACAGAAAAGAATATTTTTGCCTCCCTCAATTCCAGGACTGGAGAGCTTT TCTGGAGACATGTGGACAAGCTTGGGCCAGAGGGACACATAGATACGCTTCTGGTTCATGGGCAAG ATGCCATCATTGTTGTTGGGAACGGCCGTCTTCTGCGTTCCTGGGAGAGCAACTTCGGAGGTCTGAATTGGGAGACGGTGCTCGATACCGGAAG CTTCCAGTCTGCTGCTTTTGTCGGAGTGCAGGATCTGGTGAAGTATGTGGCTGTGCTTAAGAAATCTGCCATCTCTCTGCATTATCTCTCCAATGGCCACCAGAAATGGGTAGAAAATCTCCCAGACAG TGACACTGTTGAATATCAGATGTTGTATTCTGGAGGAAATGGACTGCACTTCATTCTGGGTGTAGTCCCTAATTCTCATCTAGTCATTATTGAATATAACATTGAAGATGGAGAAATTATGAAACAG AAAGCAGTAGATGCTCCATGGCTGAGCAGCTTACAGTCCAGCTGTGTGGTGGTCGGTGCCGGAATGCTTCTGTGTGTTGACCCGAGCACAGAGTCCATGTACACCTTGCCACTGCAATCTGAGGAACAGCCGACAGTGACCCAGATCCCACTTCAG ACTGTGGGCCTAGAGGTGGTTTCGGGGTTTCAGCCACATTTAATCTCCACTCAGCCTCACCCTGCACGTCCTCCCCTGTCCGAATTCTTCCTGCAGCTCGGCCCAGATCACCACGCCCTGCTGCGGCTTAACGATGGCACCGTTACCCTTCTCAGAGACTTTAACCCG tCATACCTGGTTGCATTTGCAAATACTGGAGAAAAGACAGTCGCTGCTGTTATGTCACCAAAAAATGAAACT GCATGCGCTATCAACCTGTACAGTGCGGATGCAGGGAGGAGGCTACTTGATACctcagtcatttatttactgGATCCTAATGGTGGAAAGCCAACTAGG TTGTATGTCAATGTTTTCCTGAAGAAAGATGACTCTGTGGGCTACAGGGTGATGGTACAGACTGAAGATCTGGTTCTGTCCTTCCTACAGCAGCCTG GCCGGGTAGTGTGGACTAGAGAGGAGGCCCTCGCTGATGTGGTTACTATGGAGATGGTGGACTTGCCGCTTACTGGAACCCAAGCAGAACTAGAGGGCGAATTTGGAAAGAAAGCTG CTATTCAAG ATGGGCTTTTAGCCATGGTTTTAAAGCGACTGTCGTCCCAGTTCATCCTTCTGCAGGCCTGGATCGGCCATCTGTGGAAACTCTTCTACGATGCCCGAAAGCCTCGCAGCCACGTGAAGAACGACGTCACTATCGAAACCTTGTCTCGGGACGAGTTCAACCTGCAgaagatgatggtgatggtgactGCCTCAGGGAAG CTTTTTGGCATTGACAGTAAGTCTGGAACCATTTTGTGGAAGCAGTACTTGGAGAATGTCAAGCCCAATTCGGTTTTCAAACTGATGGTGCAGAGGACAACTGCTCATTTTCCTCATCCGCCACAATGCACTCTACTCATTAAAGATAAG GACACAGACCTGGGAACCCTCCATGTCTTCAATCCTATCTTTGGCAAAAAGAGCCATATCAGTGTTCCAGTTTTATCCAGACCCGTCCTTCAGTCCCTGCTGCTGCCCATAATGGATCAGGATTATTCCAAAGCCCTTCTTCTGATAGATGATCAGTATAAG GTTACCGCTTTCCCATCCACCAAGAACGTCGTGCAGCAACTGCAGGAGATGGCGTCTTCCATTTTCTTCTACCTTGTGGACTCCAGTCTGGGGAAACTGTCTGGTTTCCGCCTACTTAAAGATCTGTCCACTGAGCTTATCTGGGAGGTGGTCATCCCCACGGAGGTGCAGAAAATAGTGGAAGTGAAAGGCAAGCGTGCTAATGAGCATGTCCACTCCCAGGGACGAGTCATGGGGGACCGCAGTGTGCTTTATAAG tATCTGAACCCCAACCTGCTTGCAGTGGTAACTGAAAGCACAGACACCCATCAGGAACGCAGTTTTGTGGGGATATTTCTCATCGACGGCGTGACTGGCCGTATCGTGCATGAAGCTGTGCAGAGGAAGGCACGAGGGCCTGTTCACTTTGTGCACTCGGAGAACTGGGTAGTG TATGCGTACTGGAACACAAAGTCGAGGAGGAACGAGTTCTCTGTACTCGAGCTCTTTGAGGGAATGGAGTTGTATAACAGCACGGTGTTCAGCTCTTTGGATAGACCTTATCCACCTCAGGTTCTGCAGCAATCCTACATATTCCCTTCTCCTATAAGCACTCTAGAGGCCACGCTTACAGAGAAGGGCATCACCAGTCGTCACCTTCTGG TGGGACTCCCATCAGGAAACATCCTGTCTTTACCAAAGATGTTTCTGGACCCACGAAGACCAGAATTGGCCTCAGAACAGAGCCG agagGAAAATCTTATACCATATTCTCCTGAAATGCCAATACGCTCCGAGTGGTTTATTAACTACAACCAAACTGTGTCAAGAGTGAGAGGTATCTACACTGCCCCATCTGGCCTGGAGTCTACATGCCTG GTGGTTGCATATGGCCTCGATATCTACCAGACCAGAGTTTATCCTTCCAAACAATTTGATGTCCTTAaagatgattatgattatgtaCTGATCAGCAGTGTACTTCTGGGTCTATTCTTCGCTACGATGATCAGCAAGCGGCTGGCAGAAGTAAAGTTACTTAATCGTGCCTGGCGATAA